One window of Phoenix dactylifera cultivar Barhee BC4 chromosome 5, palm_55x_up_171113_PBpolish2nd_filt_p, whole genome shotgun sequence genomic DNA carries:
- the LOC103719553 gene encoding nucleolar GTP-binding protein 1-like, producing the protein MVQYNFKKITVVPSGKDFIDIVLSRTQRQTPTVVHKGYAISRLRKFYMRKVKFTQQNFHEKLSAIIDEFPRLDDVHPFYGDLLHVLYNKDHYKLALGQVNTARNLIGKIAKDYVKLLKYGDSLYRCKCLKVAALGRMCTVIKRIGPSLAYLEQIRQHMARLPSIDPNTRTILICGYPNVGKSSFINKITRADVDVQPYAFTTKSLFVGHTDYKYLRYQVIDTPGILDRPFEDRNIIEMCSITALAHLRAAVLFFLDISGSCGYSIAQQAALFNSIKSLFMNKPLLIVCNKIDLQPLEGLPEDDMKLVMDMKAEAIKTVIAQGGEPNDEGALLTMSALTDDGVIAVKNAACERLLNQRVEIKMKSKKINDCLNRFHVAVPKPRDTKERLPCIPQPVLEARAKANAEKEKRKLEKELENENGGAGVYSANLRKHYILADDEWKEDIMPEILDGHNVYDFVDPDILQRLEELEGEEGLRLEAEVEEDDFEMDGKDLTPEEQEALAEIRRKKSLLIQEHRMKKSTAESRPIVPRKFDKDSKFTSARMGRQLSSLGLDPTAAISRSRSVSRRGRKRERSLGREDGDAMDVDDEQSSKKLRTRSRSRSKSRPPGEVTPGEGFKDSAQKLKALKIAKKSVRNRNKAARRGEADRVIPNLKPKHLFSGKRSIGKTSRR; encoded by the coding sequence ATGGTGCAATACAACTTCAAGAAGATTACTGTTGTGCCATCCGGGAAGGATTTCATTGACATCGTCCTTTCCCGCACTCAGAGGCAGACCCCAACTGTGGTCCATAAGGGGTACGCCATCTCCCGCCTTCGCAAATTCTACATGCGGAAGGTGAAGTTTACTCAGCAGAACTTCCATGAGAAGCTCTCCGCCATCATTGACGAATTTCCTCGATTGGATGATGTCCACCCATTTTATGGAGATCTCCTCCATGTCCTCTACAACAAGGATCACTACAAGCTGGCCCTTGGCCAGGTCAATACTGCTAGAAATCTTATTGGAAAAATTGCGAAAGATTATGTAAAGTTGCTCAAATATGGGGATTCATTGTACCGATGCAAGTGCCTGAAGGTTGCTGCTCTTGGTCGCATGTGCACTGTTATAAAACGCATTGGCCCAAGCTTGGCTTACCTGGAGCAAATTCGTCAGCATATGGCCAGGCTCCCCTCTATTGACCCAAATACTCGTACCATTTTGATCTGTGGGTACCCGAATGTTGGAAAGAGCTCTTTTATAAATAAGATTACAAGGGCTGATGTGGATGTCCAGCCATATGCCTTCACAACCAAGTCTTTGTTTGTCGGTCACACAGATTACAAGTATCTCCGTTATCAAGTGATAGACACTCCTGGAATTCTAGACCGACCATTTGAGGACAGGAACATTATAGAGATGTGCAGCATCACGGCATTGGCACATTTAAGGGCCGCTGTGCTATTCTTCTTGGACATTTCGGGATCCTGTGGATATAGCATTGCCCAGCAGGCGGCACTCTTCAACAGCATCAAGTCATTGTTTATGAATAAACCACTGCTTATTGTTTGCAACAAGATTGATCTGCAGCCTTTGGAAGGGCTTCCTGAGGACGACATGAAGTTGGTAATGGATATGAAGGCTGAGGCAATAAAAACTGTAATAGCCCAGGGTGGTGAGCCTAATGATGAGGGTGCCTTGTTGACCATGAGTGCTTTGACTGATGATGGAGTAATAGCTGTGAAGAATGCTGCCTGTGAGAGGCTTCTGAACCAGAGGGTGGAGATCAagatgaaatcaaagaagatCAATGATTGTTTGAATCGGTTTCATGTTGCAGTTCCAAAGCCACGTGACACTAAAGAGCGGCTTCCTTGTATTCCTCAGCCCGTCTTGGAAGCCAGGGCAAAGGCCAATGcagagaaggaaaagaggaaGCTTGAAAAAGAACTGGAAAATGAGAATGGTGGAGCTGGTGTTTATTCTGCTAATCTAAGGAAGCATTATATTTTGGCTGATGATGAATGGAAGGAGGACATAATGCCAGAGATTTTGGACGGACACAATGTGTATGATTTTGTTGATCCAGATATTTTACAGAGGTTGGAGGAGTTGGAAGGGGAAGAGGGGCTTCGTCTTGAAGCTGAGGTGGAGGAGGATGATTTTGAGATGGATGGGAAGGATTTAACCCCTGAGGAGCAAGAAGCTTTGGCTGAAattagaagaaagaagagcttgCTAATCCAGGAACATAGAATGAAGAAGAGCACTGCTGAGAGCCGTCCCATAGTGCCAAGAAAGTTTGACAAAGACAGCAAATTCACATCTGCTAGAATGGGAAGGCAGCTATCTTCTTTGGGGTTGGACCCCACTGCAGCTATTAGCCGGAGCAGGTCTGTCTCTAGAAGAGGCCGTAAACGGGAGAGGTCACTGGGTAGAGAAGATGGAGATGCTATGGATGTTGATGATGAACAATCGAGCAAGAAGCTGCGTACAAGGTCAAGGTCAAGGTCAAAATCACGACCACCTGGTGAAGTTACACCTGGAGAAGGATTCAAGGACTCAGCTCAGAAACTCAAGGCACTGAAGATAGCAAAGAAATCTGTGAGGAATAGGAATAAGGCAGCTCGCCGGGGAGAGGCTGACAGAGTCATTCCTAACTTGAAGCCGAAGCATTTATTCTCTGGGAAACGTTCGATCGGAAAGACTAGCAGGCGTTGA